A genomic stretch from Salarias fasciatus chromosome 18, fSalaFa1.1, whole genome shotgun sequence includes:
- the fzr1b gene encoding fizzy-related protein homolog — protein MDQEYERRLLRQINHQNLPADPRLKKALSATCSPVSVKSGDRFIPTRAGSNWSINFHYANENCRSPSQNHKAKDASSDSSKDAVAYAALLRNELLGAGIDTVPDPHTDERRHAVLSQDCRGVFRYSVHTRRAPLDGDGEVSPYSLSPLSNKSHKLLRSPRKPARKISKIPFKVLDAPELQDDFYLNLVDWSAGNLLSVGLGACVYLWSACTSQVTRLCDLSVDGDSVTSVCWNERGSLVAVGTHKGYVQIWDAAGGRKLTSLEGHSARVGALAWNGEQLSSGSRDRVILQRDVRTPAAAERRLQGHRQEVCGLKWSPDHQHLASGGNDNKLLVWNSSSLLPVQQYGDHLAAVKAIAWSPHQHGLLASGGGTADRCLRFWNTLTGQALQSTDTGSQVCNLAWSKHANELVSTHGYSQNQILVWKYPSLTQVAKLTGHSYRVLYLAVSPDGEAIVTGAGDETLRFWNVFSKTRCTKESKSVLNLFTRIR, from the exons ATGGACCAGGAGTACGagaggaggctgctgaggcAGATCAACCACCAGAACCTGCCGGCAGACCCCCGCCTCAAaaag GCTCTGAGCGCGACCTGCAGCCCCGTCAGCGTGAAGTCTGGCGATCGCTTCATTCCCACCCGAGCTGGAAGCAACTGGAGCATCAACTTCCACTACGCCAAC gAGAATTGCCGCTCTCCCAGTCAGAACCACAAAGCGAAGGACGCCAGTTCCGACTCCAGCAAAG ACGCCGTGGCGTACGCGGCCCTGCTGAGGAACGAGCTGCTGGGGGCGGGGATCGACACGGTGCCGGACCCCCACACCGACGAGCGGCGCCACGCCGTCCTGTCTCAGGACTGCCGCGGCGTCTTCAGG TACTCTgtccacaccaggagagcgCCTCTGGACGGTGACGGTGAAGTGTCCCCCTACTCCCTGTCCCCGCTCAGCAACAAGAG CCACAAGCTGCTCCGCTCCCCCCGCAAGCCGGCCAGGAAGATCTCCAAGATCCCCTTCAAGGTGCTGGACGCCCCGGAGCTGCAGGACGACTTCTACCTCAACCTGGTGGACTGGTCGGCGGGGAACCTGCTGAGCGTGGGGCTGGGGGCCTGCGTCTACCTGTGGAGCGCCTGCACCAGCCAG GTGACCCGGCTGTGTGACCTCTCTGTGGACGGAGACTCGGTTACGTCAGTGTGTTGGAACGAGAGG GGGAGCCTGGTCGCCGTCGGAACCCACAAAGGCTACGTCCAGATCTGGGACGCAGCGGGAGGACGGAAGCTGACCAGCCTGGAGGGCCACTCGGCCCGAGTCG GCGCCCTGGCCTGGAACGGCGAGCAGCTCTCGTCGGGAAGCCGGGACCGGGTGATCCTGCAGCGGGACGTTCGGACGCCGGCCGCCGCCGAGAGGAGGCTCCAGGGCCACCGGCAGGAAGTGTGCGGTCTGAAGTGGTCGCCGGACCACCAGCACCTGGCCTCCGGAGGAAACGACAACAAG CTGCTGGTGTGGAACAGCTCCAGCCTGCTGCCCGTCCAGCAGTACGGCGACCACCTGGCCGCCGTCAAGGCCATCGCCTGGTCGCCGCACCAGCACGGCCTGCTGGCGTCGGGCGGCGGCACGGCCGACCGCTGCCTGCGCTTCTGGAACACGCTGACGGGCCAGGCGCTGCAGAGCACTGACACCGGCTCCCAGGTCTGCAACCTGGCCTGGTCCAAACACGCCAACGAGCtg GTGAGCACGCACGGCTACTCCCAGAACCAGATCCTGGTGTGGAAGTACCCGTCCCTCACGCAGGTGGCCAAGCTGACCGGACACTCCTACAGAGTCCTGTACCTG GCCGTGTCTCCAGACGGCGAGGCCATCGTCACGGGCGCCGGAGACGAGACGCTGCGCTTCTGGAACGTCTTCAGTAAGACGCGCTGCACCAAG gAGTCCAAGTCGGTGCTGAACCTCTTCACCAGGATCCGATAG
- the LOC115405576 gene encoding importin-13-like — MEPPVDPGHGPPELELTVENVESALYQLYFDPDMEHKNEAQKWLSQAQASAQAWQFSWALLASDKIPEVQFFGASTLHTKISRHWSDVPPEQQDSLRIQLLSSILRFSSGPKMVLTRLCVALASMALNLIPQAWPQPVADMVRAFQPQVPDAEDGSGSGAEAARDPQAHCLALLELLTVLPEEFHSSRLARARRGQLREALAGEWAAVCPMLRQLLQSRDSTGPVKEKVLRCLSSWVGLDVPLGDSQELVQDCFAALSVPELFDTAVETIVNAVSQPDCQRYAAALVDLMPLVLGLHDRLKTAAQDGDMETSHGICRIAVAMGETHSRVLLEQVDHWQEYLALVNMILFCTGIPGHYPVSETTSSLTLTFWYTLQDDILSFEEEKQAVYLQIYRPVYFQLVDVLLHKSHYPSQEEYASWSSDDKEQFRIYRVDISDTLMYVYEMLGAELLSSLYDRLGRHLMDPQQSAAWQDTEALLFGFQSIAETIDVNYSDVIPGLIGLIPRINISNIMLADTVMYTIGSLAEWLADHPVMLGGILPMVLQGLEKPELSVSSVSTLKRICRECRLDLGPFAQDILAVSQDVLLKETHKSSQCMWLMQAMGFLLSALPVEEVLGRLHTLISPHIQQLDSLAQQEPDPSSKQTISHILGMLSSLFTTLDINRDVDGPEGAAGPGPTAAPCKQNPVVVVLQQVFTLIQSILGKWLHEAEVVEAVCGLFDKSVRTLLHDFGPMVPQLSEMLGRIYSSSPQAAALDLARQMVHIFAADELHVSHITGLTEALTSSTLAIFQQGPRDHPDIAESFMLLHAQILKRKPDLYLCEQLDVKALFYCGILSVKFPETPTVKAACVFFAEFLGRCKDMPRLGAALHADGRLLTETLLQAVGGASPRSLTEHFAEVLLNLNRHSPALLAQWLQETLQTPGFPSSHVSTDQKQAFTQQLLREQTNKRRVKEIVKEFSLLCRGLQGSGYSDY, encoded by the exons gctctcTACCAGCTGTACTTCGATCCAGACATGGAGCATAAGAACGAGGCCCAGAAGTGGCTGAGCCAGGCCCAGGCCTCAGCCCAGGCCTGGCAGTTCAGCTGGGCCCTGCTGGCCTCGGACAAG ATCCCTGAGGTCCAGTTTTTCGGTGCCAGCACCCTCCACACCAAGATCTCCCGCCACTGGAGCGACGTCCCcccagagcagcaggacagccTGAGGATCCAGCTGCTCTCCAGCATCCTGCGCTTCTCCTCCGGACCCAAGATGGTCCTGACCCGTCTGTGTGTGGCGCTGGCCTCCATGGCTCTGAACCTGATCCCCCAGGCCTGGCCGCAGCCCGTGGCGGACATGGTCAGGGCCTTCCAGCCTCAGGTCCCGGACGCGGAGGACGGGTCTGGGTCCGGGGCCGAGGCCGCCCGGGACCCCCAGGCTCACTGCCTggccctgctggagctcctcacCGTGCTGCCGGAGGAGTTCCATAGCAGCCGCCTGGCGCGGGCCCGCCGCGGCCAGCTGAGGGAGGCGCTGGCCGGGGAGTGGGCGGCGGTCTGCCCCAtgctgaggcagctgctgcagagccgggACTCCACCGGCCCGGTGAAGGAGAAGGTGCTGCGCTGCCTGTCCAGCTGGGTGGGGCTGGACGTGCCGCTGGGAGACAGCCAGGAGCTGGTCCAGGACTGCTTCGCCGCCCTGTCTGTCCCCGAGCTGTTTGACACGGCCGTGGAGACCATCGTCAACGCCGTCTCACAGCCCGACTGCCAGAG GTACGCCGCCGCCCTGGTGGACCTGATgcctctggttctgggtctCCACGACCGGCTGAAGACGGCGGCTCAGGACGGGGACATGGAGACCTCACACGGCATCTGCCGGATCGCCGTGGCCATGGGGGAGACCCACTCCAG GGTTTTGCTGGAGCAGGTGGACCACTGGCAGGAGTATCTGGCTCTGGTTAACATGATTCTGTTCTGCACGGGGATTCCTGGACACTACCCGGTCAGCGAGACCACCAGCTCCCTGACGCTCACCTTCTGGTACACTCTGCAG GATGATATCCTGTCGtttgaggaggagaagcaggcagTTTACCTGCAGATCTACCGACCGGTTTACTTCCAGCTGgtggacgtgctgctgcataAATCCCACTACCCGTCCCAGGAGGAGTACGCCTCCTGGTCCTCCGACGACAAGGAGCAGTTCAGGATCTACAG GGTGGACATCTCCGACACGCTGATGTATGTGTACGAGATGCTGGGGGCGGAGCTGCTCAGCAGCCTCTACGACCGGCTGGGCAGACACCTGATGGACCCCCAGCAGTCTGCCGCATGGCAG GACACCGAGGCTCTGTTATTTGGCTTCCAGTCCATAGCTGAGACCATTGATGTGAACTACTCTGATGTTATTCCTGGTCTGATCGGTCTGATCCCCAGAATCAACATCAGCAACATCATGCTGGCCGACACCGTCATGTACACCATAG GCTCTCTGGCTGAGTGGCTGGCCGACCACCCGGTGATGCTGGGTGGCATTTTACCCATGGTGCTTCAGGGCCTGGAGAAGCCGGAGCTGTCGGTGTCCAGCGTGTCGACGCTGAAGAGGATCTGCAGGGAGTGTCGGCTCGACCTGGGCCCCTTCGCTCAGGACATCCTGGCCGTGTCGCAG GACGTGCTGCTGAAAGAGACACACAAG agcagccAGTGCATGTGGCTGATGCAGGCCATGGGGTTCCTGCTGTCCGCCCTGCCGGTGGAGGAGGTTTTGGGCAGACTGCACACACTCATCAGCCCCCACATCCAGCAGCTGGACTCCCTGGCTCAGCAGGAG CCTGATCCCAGCAGCAAACAGACGATCAGCCACATCCTGGGGATGCTGTCCAGCCTCTTCACCACGCTGGACATCAACCGGGACGTGGACGGCCCGGAGGGAGCAGCCGGTCCCGGACCCACCGCGGCGCCGTGCAAGCAAAACCCG GTCGTCGTTGTCCTGCAGCAAGTTTTCACGTTGATCCAGAGCATTCTGGGCAAATGGCTCCATGAggcggaggtggtggag GCAGTGTGCGGGCTCTTTGATAAATCGGTCCGAACCCTGCTCCACGACTTCGGGCCCATGGTGCCGCAGCTGAGTGAGATGTTGGGTCGGATCTACAGCAGCTCCCCCCAGGCCGCCGCTCTGGACCTGGCCCGCCAG ATGGTTCACATATTTGCTGCAGACGAACTTCACGTCTCCCACATCACAGGCCTGACGGAGGCGCTGACGTCCAGCACGCTCGCCATATTTCAGCAAG GGCCACGGGATCATCCAGACATCGCAGAGTCTTTTATGCTCCTTCACGCTCAG ATTCTTAAAAGGAAGCCCGATTTGTATCTGTGTGAGCAGCTGGATGTCAAAGCCCTGTTTTactgtg GAATTCTGTCGGTCAAGTTTCCGGAGACTCCGACTGTAAAGGCAGCGTGTGTGTTCTTT GCAGAGTTTCTCGGCCGCTGTAAAGACATGCCGAGGCTGGGCGCGGCGCTGCACGCCGACGGGCGGCTGCTGACCGagacgctgctgcag GCGGTCGGAGGCGCGTCGCCTCGCAGCCTGACGGAGCACTTCGCGGAGGTGCTGCTGAATCTGAACCGACACTCTCCGGCTCTGCTGGCCCAGTGGCTGCAGGAGACCCTGCAGACCCCGGGGTTCCCCTCGTCCCACGTCTCCACGGACCAGAAGCAGGCCTTCACCCAGCAGCTGTTAAG GGAACAAACCAACAAGCGTCGAGTCAAAGAGATCGTCAAGGAGTTCTCTCTGCTGTGCCGAGGCCTGCAGGGCTCTGGGTACTCAGATTACTAG